The following proteins are co-located in the Trichocoleus sp. FACHB-46 genome:
- a CDS encoding ATP-dependent DNA helicase has protein sequence MIEVEVHQQLRAFLREQGEPYWPHHLTMGRLVARALRLGRSALIQAGAPSGSHGRYRLSYLVPLLIWPGSAVLAVPEEVQQRLLMVEIPRLRQWIQTHKPILTGDRWPGLEFQGLLLTTPEEWLSDRLTDQSRFPQGIPTIVDGVDDLEAWAQSQLTARLEPSHWNDLMLARPEQAEAIRDVRVQLTRAIFQHPANPYECYLVESEEQEILHDLFRQLNAGQASVQETEASGEPSSLVTELNPPLPSPTLPDAWSYFWQRLQSPDQLVWATISRQHGQFSLHCGPVDVAPVLEKIWPQQPVVLIGGALDLEAEATIYRQRLGLKDLTCLKFAPDRQSELVQLYLPDGLPMPNTPQFQTALLQEVRALLNISLTAPGLTVLLVGDVPLKAQIGSVLAGEFGSRVQVEKTCLDDNGILVTGWEFWRQYQHVLPAPHLLAIATLPIPSLEHPLVAGRVAYYKRLRQDWFRLYLLPTALSELQRAIAPVRECQGVVALLDNRVLHRSYGHQVLAALSPLARINYLDPGLFNQSDYSVLD, from the coding sequence GTGATTGAAGTAGAAGTCCACCAGCAACTCCGTGCTTTCCTCCGAGAACAAGGTGAGCCTTACTGGCCCCATCACTTGACGATGGGACGTTTGGTGGCGCGAGCGTTAAGACTTGGTCGTAGTGCCTTGATTCAAGCAGGCGCTCCTTCCGGTAGCCACGGACGCTACCGCTTAAGTTATTTGGTGCCCTTACTCATTTGGCCAGGTTCAGCCGTATTGGCGGTGCCAGAAGAAGTACAGCAACGCCTACTCATGGTCGAGATTCCGCGACTTCGGCAGTGGATTCAAACCCATAAACCCATTTTGACTGGCGATCGCTGGCCTGGGCTAGAGTTTCAAGGATTGCTCTTAACGACACCCGAAGAGTGGCTCAGCGATCGCTTAACCGATCAAAGTCGCTTTCCTCAAGGCATTCCTACCATCGTGGATGGCGTAGATGATCTGGAAGCTTGGGCGCAGAGCCAATTGACAGCCCGCCTAGAGCCGAGTCACTGGAATGACTTAATGCTGGCTCGTCCTGAGCAAGCAGAAGCCATTCGAGATGTGCGAGTTCAGCTAACGAGAGCGATCTTTCAGCACCCCGCCAATCCCTACGAATGCTACTTGGTTGAGTCAGAAGAACAAGAAATATTGCACGATCTCTTCAGGCAACTCAATGCAGGGCAAGCTTCAGTTCAGGAGACAGAGGCATCTGGTGAGCCGTCTAGTCTCGTTACCGAACTGAATCCTCCTCTACCTTCACCGACTCTGCCTGACGCTTGGAGCTATTTTTGGCAGCGATTGCAGAGCCCTGATCAGCTCGTTTGGGCGACGATCTCACGGCAGCACGGGCAATTTTCCTTGCACTGTGGCCCAGTTGATGTTGCCCCCGTCTTAGAGAAAATTTGGCCTCAACAGCCTGTAGTCTTAATTGGCGGTGCGCTCGATTTAGAGGCAGAGGCAACAATTTACCGCCAACGGCTGGGTCTGAAAGATTTAACCTGTCTGAAATTTGCTCCCGATCGCCAAAGTGAGTTAGTCCAGCTTTATTTACCAGATGGGCTTCCGATGCCCAACACACCTCAATTTCAGACAGCTTTGCTCCAGGAAGTGCGAGCTTTGTTGAATATTAGCCTCACTGCTCCAGGCTTAACAGTGCTGCTAGTGGGGGATGTACCTTTAAAGGCCCAAATCGGCTCGGTGTTAGCAGGAGAGTTTGGCTCCAGAGTTCAGGTGGAGAAGACTTGTCTGGATGACAACGGCATCTTAGTCACAGGCTGGGAATTTTGGCGGCAGTACCAGCATGTTTTGCCTGCACCGCATCTTTTGGCGATCGCAACCCTACCCATTCCCTCTCTAGAGCACCCGCTGGTGGCAGGTCGAGTAGCTTACTACAAACGCCTGCGGCAAGATTGGTTTCGGCTCTACCTCTTGCCTACAGCGCTGAGTGAGTTGCAGCGGGCGATCGCGCCTGTGAGGGAGTGTCAAGGGGTAGTTGCGCTGCTAGATAACCGAGTTTTACATCGCAGCTATGGTCATCAAGTACTTGCTGCCCTCAGCCCTTTAGCTCGGATCAACTATCTCGACCCAGGCTTGTTTAACCAATCTGACTATTCGGTTTTGGACTGA
- a CDS encoding DUF2839 domain-containing protein, with translation MGDSKRRKEALGEKYGQEPSILSKFSFTKKQSEQFVKWSSQGAWVGIGLLVAYWITVRFIGPSLGWWQVN, from the coding sequence ATGGGTGATTCAAAGCGTCGCAAAGAAGCATTGGGAGAAAAATACGGTCAAGAACCGAGCATCCTCTCTAAATTCTCATTCACAAAAAAGCAATCCGAACAATTCGTCAAATGGAGTTCTCAAGGCGCTTGGGTGGGGATTGGACTGCTAGTTGCCTACTGGATAACGGTTCGTTTTATTGGGCCTAGCTTGGGATGGTGGCAAGTTAACTAA
- a CDS encoding DUF1815 family protein: protein MFLRLAEQHRQFVQDLVMSLQALATVLENRGYLASCYTCGGQMNSASFMVSLRDNHLIRFLVSDYGITWTEMRDDRELMKLEGAEAISQLQELANLVKYQIKPAEYRPTVAQEV from the coding sequence GTGTTTCTAAGACTTGCAGAACAACACCGTCAATTTGTCCAGGACTTGGTTATGAGCTTACAAGCCCTGGCTACTGTACTCGAAAATCGAGGCTACCTAGCTTCTTGCTACACCTGTGGCGGGCAAATGAATAGTGCCTCCTTCATGGTGAGCTTGAGAGATAATCATTTAATCCGATTTTTGGTTTCTGACTACGGAATTACCTGGACCGAAATGCGGGACGACCGGGAATTGATGAAGCTAGAGGGTGCTGAAGCCATTAGTCAGTTGCAAGAGTTGGCTAATCTAGTGAAATATCAAATCAAACCAGCAGAGTACCGTCCGACTGTGGCTCAAGAAGTATAG
- a CDS encoding alpha/beta fold hydrolase, which produces MTVEDSGWHHQFVETNHIRLHCVTQGEGDLVVLLHGFPEFWYSWRYQIPVLARHFKVVVPDLRGYNDSDKPEHGYDLDTLSADIRGLIENLGYTRAHIVGHDWGGVIAWHLAQRFPHYLDRLAILNAPHPQRFIQELASNLDQMRRSWYFFAFQVPGLPEWVIQQNLKNFVQDFFRGQAIRKGAFTAEDTQMYEAALSKPGVLAVALNYHRQLFSWQSLLRSWQSPELITVPTLVLWGEEDALLSPKLTEGLEAFMAGAFKLKFVPHCGHWIQQEAPQTVNRELLSFLQQS; this is translated from the coding sequence ATGACAGTTGAAGACTCTGGTTGGCATCATCAATTTGTAGAGACAAACCACATTCGACTCCATTGTGTGACGCAAGGAGAAGGGGACCTTGTAGTTTTGCTGCATGGCTTTCCAGAGTTTTGGTATTCTTGGCGGTACCAAATTCCTGTGTTAGCCCGTCATTTCAAAGTCGTGGTACCTGATCTCAGAGGCTATAACGATTCTGATAAGCCAGAGCATGGCTATGACCTCGATACCCTGAGCGCTGACATCCGGGGGTTGATAGAGAATTTAGGCTATACCCGGGCTCATATTGTGGGCCATGATTGGGGTGGAGTAATTGCTTGGCATTTGGCGCAACGTTTTCCTCACTATCTCGATCGCCTAGCAATTTTGAATGCGCCTCATCCGCAACGCTTTATCCAAGAGTTAGCGAGTAACTTGGATCAAATGCGGCGAAGCTGGTATTTTTTCGCCTTTCAAGTGCCTGGTTTACCAGAGTGGGTAATTCAACAAAATCTGAAAAATTTTGTGCAGGATTTCTTCCGAGGGCAGGCCATCCGCAAGGGAGCTTTCACAGCAGAAGACACCCAAATGTATGAAGCAGCTTTAAGCAAACCTGGCGTGCTGGCAGTGGCCCTGAACTATCATCGTCAGCTCTTTTCCTGGCAAAGTTTGTTGCGTAGTTGGCAATCACCTGAGCTAATCACGGTGCCTACTTTGGTTTTGTGGGGCGAAGAAGATGCATTATTGAGTCCAAAGCTGACTGAAGGGCTAGAGGCGTTTATGGCAGGAGCCTTCAAGCTGAAGTTCGTTCCTCACTGTGGACATTGGATTCAACAAGAAGCACCCCAAACTGTGAACCGGGAGCTTTTAAGCTTTCTGCAACAGTCTTAA
- a CDS encoding FHA domain-containing protein → MIDPRSWAAQSLGMMTPFTEAELEQRLGLYRVFLKLYEHHRDLLNEILELENSGKSHPYQVTLQYVQGVVSDDQVHLVTNLIQGNTQALLQPQQLWIIGRDRHAAISIRDERLSRRHAVIQYVADQGFYLIDLDSTNGSFINGERIWHCALLKEGDRVRLGSLTFTFFICHASQTLGPVPPQVLEQLATRCTHDGEAKITKTEPEAEIHSENWEKPLPPEVHETSRFLQSHWSDYGPTEVVTEPIQNPPRPASLLEQLLSQKQKLSDCN, encoded by the coding sequence ATGATTGATCCACGCTCTTGGGCTGCACAATCCTTGGGAATGATGACCCCTTTCACCGAGGCAGAGTTAGAACAACGTTTAGGCTTGTATCGGGTTTTTCTCAAGCTTTATGAGCATCATCGTGATTTGCTCAATGAGATTTTAGAACTGGAGAACTCTGGTAAGAGCCATCCCTATCAAGTCACGCTCCAATATGTTCAAGGGGTGGTGAGTGATGATCAGGTTCATTTAGTAACGAACTTAATTCAAGGAAATACCCAAGCCTTACTTCAGCCGCAACAGCTTTGGATCATTGGACGCGATCGCCATGCCGCAATCTCGATTCGAGATGAGCGCTTATCTCGGCGTCATGCTGTCATTCAATATGTGGCAGACCAAGGGTTCTATTTAATCGATCTCGATAGTACTAATGGTTCTTTCATCAATGGGGAACGCATCTGGCACTGCGCCTTGCTCAAAGAAGGCGATCGTGTCCGTCTGGGCAGTTTGACGTTTACATTCTTTATCTGTCATGCGTCTCAGACCTTAGGCCCTGTGCCACCGCAAGTTCTAGAGCAGCTAGCGACACGTTGTACTCACGATGGTGAAGCTAAGATTACAAAGACCGAACCAGAAGCAGAGATTCACTCAGAAAACTGGGAAAAGCCTTTGCCACCCGAAGTACACGAAACCTCCCGCTTTCTGCAATCCCATTGGTCTGACTACGGACCAACAGAGGTTGTTACAGAACCTATACAAAATCCACCCCGGCCTGCCAGCCTGCTAGAGCAGTTACTTAGCCAAAAGCAAAAGCTCAGCGATTGCAACTAG
- a CDS encoding thioredoxin family protein yields MAANLPDPIGTSPAKPNSTVGTRIRNLLIVLVAIALSVAVFFGLQTQTTSVSLNSLAEEATPLEVALKNGKPTLMEFYANWCTSCQAMAPEINALEQQYQGQVNFVMLNVDNTKWLPEVLHYRVDGIPHFVFLNQDGQAIANAIGEQPRTIMAANLEALVSGSSLPYAQASGQVSAFSTAVKPTKPAGDDPRSHGSQVVN; encoded by the coding sequence ATGGCGGCGAATTTACCTGATCCCATTGGTACTTCCCCAGCAAAGCCGAACTCCACAGTCGGTACCCGCATTCGAAATTTACTCATTGTTCTAGTCGCGATCGCCCTGAGCGTTGCTGTTTTCTTTGGGTTGCAAACTCAAACTACCTCAGTTTCGCTCAATAGCTTGGCCGAGGAAGCAACTCCCCTAGAAGTAGCCCTCAAAAATGGCAAGCCAACCTTAATGGAGTTCTACGCCAACTGGTGCACGAGTTGCCAGGCGATGGCCCCAGAAATTAATGCTCTAGAGCAGCAATATCAAGGCCAAGTTAATTTTGTCATGCTCAACGTAGATAACACTAAGTGGCTACCAGAAGTCTTGCACTATCGGGTAGATGGCATTCCTCATTTCGTGTTCCTCAACCAGGATGGCCAAGCCATTGCCAACGCCATTGGAGAGCAACCTCGTACGATCATGGCAGCTAACTTAGAAGCTCTAGTTTCAGGATCTTCACTGCCCTATGCTCAGGCTAGCGGTCAAGTTTCAGCTTTTAGCACAGCAGTCAAACCAACTAAACCTGCTGGTGATGACCCTCGCAGTCATGGCAGTCAAGTTGTAAACTAA
- a CDS encoding DUF2973 domain-containing protein gives MLHLLYVIAFTILAFLAIANLIRNMLTLGMESQRSYAPAGWSAGNGAATSRPRPVPHPEFLDDAGNVINEPLLVMRSMSVEDAREHLDALYDSSPGNSNSGDTREES, from the coding sequence ATGTTGCACCTGCTTTACGTTATTGCTTTTACCATTCTGGCGTTTTTGGCGATCGCGAATCTAATTCGCAACATGCTAACCCTAGGAATGGAATCTCAACGGAGTTATGCTCCTGCCGGATGGTCTGCTGGCAATGGTGCAGCGACTTCACGGCCTCGACCTGTACCACACCCAGAGTTTCTGGATGATGCGGGCAACGTGATCAACGAGCCGCTACTGGTCATGCGTTCTATGTCTGTAGAAGATGCCCGTGAGCATTTAGATGCACTTTATGATTCTTCCCCTGGCAACAGCAATAGTGGCGATACTCGGGAGGAGAGTTAG
- a CDS encoding DUF2605 domain-containing protein: MFSSNLPEPNLLKTVLQPLLEDFQYWFERSQVLLETEEIRFLGAEKQADLLARVKQAQQEVRTTQMLLQVTGGQVGVETTVLMPWHQLVTECWQTTIRFRLERSAGYEGVD, from the coding sequence ATGTTTAGTTCCAACTTGCCTGAACCGAATTTATTAAAAACTGTTCTACAACCGCTATTGGAAGACTTTCAATACTGGTTTGAGCGATCGCAAGTGCTGCTCGAAACAGAGGAAATTCGATTTTTAGGCGCAGAGAAGCAAGCTGATTTGCTAGCACGAGTCAAGCAGGCTCAACAGGAAGTTCGCACGACTCAAATGTTGCTTCAGGTGACAGGTGGTCAGGTAGGCGTAGAAACAACAGTCTTGATGCCGTGGCATCAGCTTGTCACCGAATGCTGGCAAACCACCATCCGTTTCCGTTTGGAACGCTCTGCTGGCTACGAAGGAGTAGATTAA
- the thrS gene encoding threonine--tRNA ligase, with protein sequence MPSSEAPSSGLAEKIHLPRTSESEALKKIRHTTSHVMAMAVQKLFPKAQVTIGPWIDNGFYYDFDSPEPFTEKDLKAIKKEMVKIINRKLPVVREEVSREEAEQRIKAINEPYKLEILEGLEAPITIYHLGEHWWDLCAGPHLENTGELKPDAIELESVAGAYWRGDETKAQLQRIYGTAWESPEQLTEYKRRKEEALRRDHRKLGKELGLFIFSDIVGPGLPLWTPKGTLLRFTLEDFLKQEQLKRGYLPVVTPHIARVDLFKTSGHWQKYKEDMFPMMADDEQAEAEEQGFVLKPMNCPFHIQLYKSELRSYRTLPMRLAEFGTVYRYEQSGELGGLTRVRGFTVDDSHLFVTPEQLDAEFLSVVDLILSVFKSLKLQNFKARLSFRDPASDKYMGSDEVWNKAEGAIRRAVETLGMNYFEGIGEAAFYGPKLDFIFQDALDREWQLGTVQVDYNLPERFDLEYVAEDGTRQRPVMIHRAPFGSLERLIGILIEEYAGDFPLWLAPEQVRLLPVSQDQVEFSQNVVNLMRSLGIRAEVDLSGERLGKLIRNAEKEKIPVMAVIGAKEVEANSLSIRTRTNGELGSIPVVEVLDKLKVALANHDNF encoded by the coding sequence ATGCCTTCTTCAGAAGCTCCTTCTTCAGGACTAGCCGAAAAAATACATTTACCTCGCACCAGCGAATCTGAAGCCTTGAAGAAGATTCGTCATACCACGTCCCATGTGATGGCAATGGCGGTGCAGAAGCTGTTTCCCAAAGCGCAAGTCACGATTGGCCCTTGGATTGACAACGGGTTTTATTACGACTTTGATAGTCCCGAACCTTTTACTGAGAAAGACCTCAAAGCCATCAAAAAAGAGATGGTGAAAATCATTAATCGCAAATTGCCTGTGGTGCGCGAAGAAGTCAGCCGCGAAGAAGCAGAGCAGCGCATCAAAGCAATTAACGAACCCTACAAATTAGAAATTCTGGAAGGTCTGGAAGCCCCAATCACGATCTACCACTTGGGTGAGCATTGGTGGGATTTGTGCGCAGGGCCCCACCTTGAAAATACTGGCGAACTGAAGCCCGACGCGATCGAACTAGAAAGCGTAGCGGGGGCTTATTGGCGCGGTGACGAAACCAAGGCCCAATTGCAACGCATTTATGGCACTGCTTGGGAATCTCCAGAGCAGTTAACTGAGTACAAACGCCGCAAAGAAGAAGCCCTCAGACGCGACCACCGCAAGCTGGGTAAAGAACTCGGTCTGTTTATCTTCTCCGATATTGTCGGTCCTGGTTTGCCTTTATGGACTCCCAAGGGCACGCTCTTGCGGTTTACCCTAGAAGATTTTCTCAAGCAGGAACAACTGAAACGGGGCTATTTGCCCGTTGTTACTCCGCACATCGCTAGAGTGGATTTGTTCAAAACTTCGGGGCACTGGCAGAAATACAAGGAAGACATGTTCCCGATGATGGCGGACGATGAGCAAGCGGAAGCTGAAGAGCAAGGCTTCGTGCTCAAGCCAATGAACTGTCCTTTCCACATCCAACTCTATAAGAGCGAATTGCGCTCCTACCGCACCTTACCGATGCGCTTGGCCGAGTTTGGCACGGTCTATCGCTATGAGCAGTCGGGTGAGTTGGGTGGCTTGACTCGTGTGCGCGGCTTCACAGTAGATGATTCGCACCTATTCGTCACCCCCGAACAATTGGATGCAGAATTCTTGAGCGTGGTGGATTTGATTTTGTCTGTGTTCAAGAGTTTGAAGCTACAAAACTTTAAAGCGCGCCTCAGTTTCCGTGACCCCGCTTCTGACAAGTACATGGGTTCGGATGAGGTCTGGAACAAGGCAGAAGGAGCAATTCGGAGAGCCGTCGAAACCTTGGGCATGAACTACTTCGAGGGAATCGGAGAAGCCGCGTTCTATGGACCGAAGCTCGACTTCATTTTCCAAGATGCGCTCGATCGCGAATGGCAACTCGGAACGGTCCAAGTAGACTACAACTTGCCTGAGCGCTTTGACCTGGAATATGTGGCAGAAGACGGCACTCGTCAGCGTCCGGTGATGATCCACCGGGCTCCATTTGGTTCCTTAGAGCGCTTGATCGGGATTTTGATTGAGGAATATGCTGGTGACTTCCCGCTGTGGCTTGCGCCGGAGCAAGTTCGCTTGTTGCCTGTGAGCCAAGATCAGGTGGAGTTTTCTCAGAATGTAGTCAACCTGATGCGATCGCTCGGCATTCGGGCAGAGGTGGACCTGAGCGGTGAGCGACTGGGCAAGCTGATTCGCAATGCTGAGAAGGAGAAAATCCCGGTGATGGCGGTGATTGGAGCGAAGGAAGTGGAGGCGAATAGTCTCAGTATTCGGACAAGGACCAATGGGGAGTTGGGTTCGATTCCGGTGGTTGAAGTGTTGGATAAGTTGAAGGTGGCTTTGGCGAATCATGACAATTTCTAA
- the thrB gene encoding homoserine kinase, translating to MSLSSTVTVTVPATTANIGPGFDCLGAALTIYNQFQFAQLRTNTEQQVDITVEGLEADRVNRDESNLAYQAFVKLYEHLGQTPPPVEINIQLGVPLARGLGSSATAIVGGLVGANAFAGSPLSAAEVMQLAIAMEGHPDNVVPALVGGCRLAATTSEGKWEICEIPWHSDIVPVVAIPNFELSTAEARRVLPSDYSRADAIFNTAHLGLLVRALETGNGKWLRAALQDRIHQPYRQTLIPGYNAVQDTAIAAGAYGLVISGAGPTLLALTSSQEAANVEAAIANTWIEQGVTPLVKALKIDSTGATTKEA from the coding sequence ATGTCGTTGAGTTCTACGGTTACTGTTACGGTTCCAGCTACTACTGCCAACATTGGGCCAGGGTTTGATTGTTTGGGTGCCGCCTTAACGATTTACAACCAATTCCAATTTGCTCAACTGCGAACCAATACAGAACAGCAGGTCGATATTACGGTGGAAGGTTTAGAAGCCGATCGCGTTAATAGAGACGAGAGCAATCTGGCTTACCAAGCTTTTGTGAAACTCTACGAACACTTGGGCCAAACGCCGCCGCCTGTGGAAATCAATATTCAACTGGGAGTACCGTTGGCTCGTGGTTTGGGCAGTTCGGCAACGGCGATTGTAGGTGGATTGGTTGGAGCAAATGCTTTCGCAGGTTCGCCTCTTTCCGCAGCCGAGGTTATGCAACTAGCGATCGCGATGGAAGGTCATCCAGATAATGTGGTGCCTGCCTTAGTTGGCGGTTGTCGTCTTGCCGCTACCACCTCGGAAGGGAAATGGGAAATCTGTGAAATTCCTTGGCACAGCGATATCGTGCCTGTCGTTGCCATTCCTAATTTTGAACTTTCCACTGCTGAAGCTCGCCGGGTCTTGCCCAGCGACTATAGCCGCGCCGACGCCATCTTCAATACCGCTCATCTCGGCTTACTCGTCCGTGCCCTAGAAACTGGCAACGGTAAATGGTTGCGAGCCGCCTTGCAAGACCGCATCCACCAACCCTATCGCCAAACCCTCATTCCTGGATACAATGCCGTCCAAGATACCGCGATCGCGGCAGGAGCCTACGGTCTTGTAATCAGCGGGGCAGGTCCTACCCTACTGGCCCTCACGAGTAGCCAAGAAGCTGCTAATGTAGAAGCCGCGATCGCCAACACCTGGATCGAGCAAGGCGTCACCCCTTTAGTTAAAGCGCTGAAAATCGACTCCACTGGGGCAACTACCAAAGAGGCATGA
- a CDS encoding HD family phosphohydrolase, giving the protein MRAIQLLMRRAERLHRRYRNEGWRVYVADVSRKTFGHALSQTWNRQPLTSAAAGPRSPNHHRHRPPAMVFVAVLSLTSTIGYRFYNEPKLDVGTAAPQTIRAPFNASVEDPKTTEEKRREARTGAVPVLALDVAVNQRVQQALDQALKQGTELRRMAGTFPFVPTISLSLPTQIYLRQAEEWEWRAVLEAVEPPTVNNSGLESSTDPSLNEWLNPSNPLLNAAQQQAIAELRSYRQTIPAEDFAAFVEVIAKSRWSYPIALAALSNTITSDSEALYNATLFNLSDAEWESAQANIRQVVTRILAQGISPGLPKAILQNAVKVQVRGVVPEPAVAIAINLLPKVLEPNLTRDPEQTKLRAEQAAQEVKPVFVTAQQDEVIVKEGQVITQANFVLLDYFRLSRREINWLGLLGFGGLMTGAVGLVWVVERRFHPGLRQRDHLLLLVLTLSAPLLGIFGISSTSLPAIGLLVGSFYGSALSVAVVGLLAALVPLGLEVSWSYWLASTVGGLLGGLIAGRLRSREELALLGGVVGLTQGVAYLILTLTLNAASGPVWYLVLSGAMLHGLAGVAWSVVALGLSPYLEHLFDLVTPIRLAELSNPNRPLLKRLASDAPGTFQHTLFVSTLAEAAARALSCNVELVRAGTLYHDIGKMHDPLGFIENQMGGPNKHDTINDPWKSAQLIKKHVSAGVVMARKCRLPKAIQAFIPEHQGTMLIAYFYHQAQQQAKQESTCTVDECDFRYDGPVPQSRETGIVMLADSCEAALRSLKDASSEEALSMINKILRARWQDNQLVHSGLSREEMNQIAEVFVQVWQQFNHQRIAYPKAVLSAK; this is encoded by the coding sequence ATGAGAGCGATTCAATTGTTGATGCGGCGGGCAGAGCGGCTGCATAGACGGTATCGAAATGAAGGGTGGCGTGTGTACGTGGCAGACGTATCGCGTAAGACGTTCGGTCATGCTTTGAGCCAAACCTGGAATCGGCAACCCCTCACTAGTGCCGCAGCAGGTCCGCGATCGCCCAACCATCACCGTCATCGCCCTCCGGCTATGGTCTTCGTGGCTGTTCTTTCCTTAACGAGCACCATTGGGTACCGTTTCTATAACGAACCGAAGCTAGACGTCGGTACAGCAGCGCCCCAGACCATTCGAGCGCCCTTTAATGCCAGTGTAGAAGACCCTAAAACCACAGAAGAAAAGCGTCGAGAAGCCCGGACTGGCGCGGTGCCAGTGTTAGCGCTAGATGTGGCGGTGAATCAACGAGTGCAGCAGGCTTTAGATCAAGCTTTAAAGCAAGGCACTGAACTGCGGCGCATGGCTGGAACTTTTCCGTTTGTCCCTACTATTAGCCTATCTTTGCCTACGCAAATCTACTTACGCCAAGCTGAAGAGTGGGAGTGGCGCGCGGTTTTAGAAGCTGTGGAGCCTCCTACTGTTAATAACTCAGGGCTGGAGAGTAGTACTGACCCAAGCTTGAATGAATGGCTAAACCCAAGCAATCCTCTCCTGAATGCAGCTCAGCAGCAAGCGATCGCTGAGTTGCGTAGTTATCGCCAAACTATACCTGCTGAAGACTTTGCTGCCTTCGTGGAAGTCATTGCTAAAAGTCGTTGGAGTTACCCGATTGCTCTAGCCGCCTTATCCAACACAATCACCTCAGATTCGGAGGCTCTTTACAACGCCACCCTATTTAACTTATCGGATGCAGAATGGGAGAGCGCTCAAGCGAACATTCGCCAAGTTGTGACACGCATTTTGGCCCAAGGCATCTCCCCAGGCTTACCTAAAGCCATTTTGCAAAACGCGGTAAAAGTGCAAGTGAGGGGAGTCGTTCCAGAGCCAGCAGTGGCGATCGCAATCAATCTTTTGCCCAAAGTTTTAGAACCTAATCTCACTCGCGATCCCGAGCAAACTAAGCTCCGCGCCGAGCAAGCAGCTCAAGAAGTTAAGCCTGTTTTCGTCACCGCTCAGCAAGACGAAGTAATTGTGAAAGAAGGGCAGGTGATTACCCAAGCTAACTTTGTCTTGCTAGACTACTTCCGCTTGAGCCGTCGGGAAATTAATTGGCTCGGCCTGCTGGGTTTCGGTGGGCTGATGACTGGGGCGGTAGGTCTTGTTTGGGTGGTAGAGCGACGATTTCACCCAGGGTTGCGGCAGCGAGACCATCTTTTGCTCCTGGTTCTAACTTTAAGTGCTCCTCTGCTAGGAATTTTTGGCATTTCTTCCACCAGCCTGCCCGCGATTGGTTTGTTAGTGGGTAGTTTCTACGGTTCTGCCTTGAGCGTGGCAGTTGTCGGCTTACTGGCAGCGCTAGTGCCACTAGGATTGGAAGTGAGTTGGAGCTACTGGTTAGCTAGCACTGTTGGCGGTCTACTAGGCGGCTTGATTGCGGGAAGATTGCGATCGCGGGAAGAACTCGCCCTCTTAGGTGGTGTGGTCGGTCTGACCCAAGGTGTCGCCTACCTAATTCTGACTTTAACTCTGAATGCAGCTTCTGGCCCTGTCTGGTACCTCGTACTTAGTGGAGCCATGCTGCATGGATTAGCTGGGGTGGCTTGGAGTGTAGTGGCGCTAGGACTTAGCCCCTACTTGGAACACTTGTTTGATCTTGTCACCCCCATTCGTCTAGCTGAACTCTCTAACCCAAATCGTCCCTTGTTGAAACGGTTAGCTTCTGATGCGCCCGGAACCTTTCAGCACACCTTGTTTGTATCCACCTTAGCCGAAGCTGCGGCCAGAGCCTTGAGCTGCAATGTGGAACTGGTGCGGGCTGGAACTTTGTATCACGATATTGGCAAGATGCACGATCCCTTGGGCTTCATTGAAAACCAAATGGGTGGCCCCAATAAGCACGACACCATCAACGACCCCTGGAAAAGTGCTCAACTGATCAAGAAGCATGTGAGTGCGGGGGTAGTCATGGCGCGCAAATGCCGTCTTCCCAAAGCTATCCAAGCTTTTATTCCAGAACACCAAGGCACGATGTTAATCGCCTATTTCTATCACCAAGCGCAGCAGCAAGCCAAACAAGAATCTACTTGCACCGTCGATGAGTGCGACTTCCGCTACGACGGCCCCGTTCCCCAATCCCGCGAGACTGGGATTGTCATGCTAGCCGACTCTTGCGAAGCCGCCTTGCGATCGCTCAAAGATGCTAGCTCGGAAGAAGCCCTCTCCATGATCAACAAAATTCTGCGAGCCCGCTGGCAAGACAATCAGCTAGTGCACTCGGGTCTGAGCCGGGAAGAAATGAACCAAATCGCCGAAGTCTTTGTCCAGGTTTGGCAACAATTCAATCACCAACGCATCGCCTACCCCAAAGCCGTTTTATCAGCAAAGTAG